In Fluviispira sanaruensis, a genomic segment contains:
- a CDS encoding NAD(P)/FAD-dependent oxidoreductase: MEEWDLVVIGGGAAGYFGAIACAEAFPGARVLILEATARVLTKVKVSGGGRCNVTHNLYEPKQLISFYPRGQKELIGSFHKFQPKDTVEWFQAHGVELKAESDGRMFPTTNDSQTVVDCLLGAARDSGVELRKNKLVQKILPSAEGFEIHSKASDPVKARFILLATGSMPYGVSLASNVGHKLIAPVPSLFTFEIKNPLLKDLAGISFTEVTATLKVEGASQDFIQKGPCLITHWGLSGPAILKLSAFAARELHASAYKATLILNWTQSLKQHEALALLETCKTQSPKKKVSNENPFPCVKRFWDAILRESGLNEALTYGEVTKKQLQEIAQRMTQYEFNVKGKGEFKEEFVTAGGIAREEIDFRTMESKLHPGLYFAGEATDVDGVTGGFNFQNAWTGAWLCGQDIAKKLKH; encoded by the coding sequence ATGGAAGAATGGGATCTCGTTGTCATTGGTGGCGGCGCAGCAGGATATTTTGGAGCAATTGCATGCGCTGAAGCTTTTCCAGGGGCACGCGTTCTTATACTCGAAGCCACAGCAAGAGTTTTAACAAAAGTCAAAGTTTCTGGTGGAGGGCGCTGCAACGTCACTCACAATCTTTATGAGCCTAAACAGCTTATTTCTTTTTACCCAAGAGGACAAAAAGAATTGATTGGATCCTTCCACAAATTTCAACCCAAAGACACTGTGGAATGGTTTCAGGCGCATGGCGTCGAGCTTAAAGCTGAGAGTGATGGACGCATGTTCCCGACAACCAATGATTCACAGACTGTTGTTGACTGCCTTTTGGGGGCAGCCCGTGACTCGGGCGTTGAACTTAGAAAAAACAAACTAGTCCAAAAAATTCTTCCCAGTGCAGAGGGCTTTGAAATTCACAGCAAAGCCTCTGACCCCGTCAAAGCGCGATTTATCCTGCTTGCTACAGGCAGTATGCCCTATGGTGTCAGTCTTGCGAGCAATGTGGGACACAAACTCATAGCACCTGTTCCATCCCTTTTTACCTTTGAAATTAAAAATCCACTGCTCAAAGATTTAGCCGGAATCAGTTTTACCGAGGTGACAGCAACCTTAAAAGTAGAAGGAGCCTCTCAGGATTTTATCCAAAAGGGTCCTTGTCTTATCACCCACTGGGGGCTCAGTGGGCCTGCAATCTTAAAACTCTCGGCATTTGCTGCAAGAGAACTGCACGCCAGCGCATATAAAGCAACTTTAATCCTGAACTGGACTCAATCCCTCAAACAACACGAAGCTCTCGCACTGCTTGAGACCTGCAAAACTCAATCTCCTAAGAAAAAAGTGAGTAATGAAAACCCTTTTCCCTGCGTAAAAAGATTTTGGGACGCAATTTTACGGGAATCGGGTCTGAACGAAGCCCTCACCTATGGCGAAGTGACAAAAAAGCAATTGCAAGAGATTGCGCAACGTATGACTCAATACGAATTCAACGTAAAAGGTAAAGGTGAATTTAAAGAAGAATTCGTCACAGCAGGCGGTATAGCGCGAGAAGAAATTGACTTCCGCACTATGGAAAGCAAACTCCACCCAGGCCTTTATTTTGCAGGCGAAGCGACTGATGTGGACGGTGTTACGGGTGGATTTAATTTTCAAAATGCTTGGACAGGGGCATGGCTTTGTGGACAAGATATTGCCAAAAAATTGAAACACTAA